A part of Streptomyces sp. NBC_01451 genomic DNA contains:
- a CDS encoding DUF6411 family protein, with amino-acid sequence MIIAAVVGVCVVLAVLAFFVPRLSRHPERGTQRTLGAGARAGGKAPGILGRLFSKPFHTSSRAVGRSGSAGRRTRRRMPF; translated from the coding sequence ATGATCATTGCCGCAGTCGTTGGAGTGTGTGTGGTCCTGGCCGTGCTGGCCTTCTTCGTCCCGCGCCTCTCCCGCCACCCCGAACGCGGCACGCAGCGCACGCTCGGCGCCGGCGCGCGGGCCGGCGGCAAGGCGCCCGGCATCCTGGGCCGGCTGTTCAGCAAGCCGTTCCACACGAGTTCCCGCGCCGTGGGCCGCAGTGGCTCGGCAGGCCGCCGCACCCGCCGCCGCATGCCCTTCTGA
- the ppk2 gene encoding polyphosphate kinase 2 produces MNGEQDDRLLDGLTVDTSRQERPIVLDGTGRPLKTWRENHPYDHKVGRDEYERLKRVLQIELLKLQRWVKDTGARVVVVCEGRDAAGKGGTIQRLTERLNPRGARVVALDRPTEQEAGQWYFQRYVQHLPTAGEIVFFDRSWYNRAGVERVMGYCSKDQHELFLEQCPAFERMLVDDGILLVKFWFSVSRAEQRTRFAIRQVDPVRQWKLSPTDLASLDQWDDYTEAKVDMFRATDTERAAWTVVKSNDKRRARLEAMRSLLWRIDYTSKDPEAVGTPDPLVVGAANTLLEPGEEGTTLSPTPLAARTSGPGSHPESP; encoded by the coding sequence ATGAACGGTGAACAGGACGACAGGCTGCTGGACGGTCTGACCGTGGACACCAGCCGACAAGAGCGACCGATCGTGCTGGACGGGACAGGCCGCCCCCTCAAGACCTGGCGCGAGAACCACCCCTACGACCACAAGGTCGGCCGCGACGAGTACGAGCGGCTCAAGCGTGTGCTGCAGATCGAGCTGCTCAAACTCCAGCGGTGGGTCAAGGACACCGGCGCACGCGTGGTCGTCGTATGCGAAGGGCGCGACGCGGCGGGCAAGGGCGGCACCATCCAGCGCCTCACCGAGCGGCTCAACCCCCGCGGCGCACGAGTGGTGGCCCTGGACAGGCCCACCGAGCAGGAGGCGGGTCAGTGGTACTTCCAGCGGTACGTCCAACACCTGCCGACAGCGGGAGAGATCGTCTTCTTCGACCGCTCCTGGTACAACCGGGCCGGTGTGGAGCGCGTGATGGGCTACTGCTCGAAGGACCAGCACGAGCTGTTCCTGGAACAGTGCCCGGCCTTCGAGCGGATGCTCGTCGACGACGGCATCCTGCTGGTCAAGTTCTGGTTCTCCGTGTCCCGCGCCGAGCAGCGCACCCGCTTCGCCATCCGGCAGGTCGACCCGGTGCGCCAGTGGAAACTGTCACCCACCGACCTGGCCTCGCTGGACCAGTGGGACGACTACACCGAGGCCAAGGTCGACATGTTCCGCGCCACTGACACCGAACGGGCCGCCTGGACCGTCGTCAAGAGCAACGACAAACGCCGCGCCCGGCTGGAGGCCATGCGCAGCCTGTTGTGGCGCATCGACTACACCAGCAAGGATCCCGAGGCCGTCGGTACCCCCGACCCGCTCGTCGTCGGCGCCGCCAACACCCTGCTGGAACCCGGTGAGGAGGGCACCACCCTTTCGCCCACCCCGTTGGCAGCCCGTACCAGCGGGCCCGGCAGCCACCCCGAGTCCCCCTGA